The nucleotide window GATGGCCGCGCACGAGGATCTCGCCCACCTCGCCCGGCGGCAGGGGCCGCCGGGTCTCGCGGTCCACCACGCGAATCTCCATGCCGGGCAGTGGGTAGCCCACGGTGGTGCGCCGGATCTCGGCGGGATCGTGCGCGTCGGTCACCGAGCAGTTGCCGTAGCACTCGGTCAGACCGTACACGTTGCAGATCTCGCGCGCGCCCAGGTCCATCACCATCTGCATGGCGGTGGGCGCCCCGATGGCCGCGCCGGTGCGCAGCGAGGAGAGGTCGCGGCGTGGCCGCTCCGGGTGCTCGATCAGGGCCTGGGCGATGTTGGGCGTGCCGTAGTACACGCTGCAGCGCTCGCGCTCGATCAGGGCGAGGGCCGCCGCGACGTCCATCTGCTCCTGCAGGACGATGGTGCCGCCGTGGGTCATCACGGCCAGGAGGCCGTTGGCGCAGCCGAAGCTCCAGAAGAGCGAGATGCCCATCCAGATCCGGTCGGCCGGCGTCAGGCGCTGGCGCTCGCCGATGTTCCAGGTGTTCTCGACGAGCCCGCCGTGGCAGAGCTGCACGCCCTTGGGCGTCGAGGTCGTGCCCGACGTATAGAGGATGTAGGCCACGTCCTCGGGCGAGACGGGCCGCCGGGCCGCGTCGATCTCCTCGGCGTCCACGTCCCGACCGGGCGCCCACAGCGCGTCGAGCGTGGAGAGCCCCGCGACCTCTTCGCCGACGACGACCACGCGGCGGAGATGGGGCAGGCGCGCGCCGCCCGGCCCGCCCAGCTCGGCCAGCGCGGCGAGGTAGTCCTGTCCGCCGAAGCGCGGGATGGTGATCAGCAGGGAGGCCTCGCAGTGGTTCAGCACGTACTCGAGCTCGCGCGGGCGTGACCACGTGCTGATCGGCACCAGCGTGGCGCCGAGCATGGTCACCGCGAAGCCGACCAGCAGCCACTCCGGCCGGTTGTTCATGAGCATGGCCACCATGTCGCCGCGCTTCACGCCGGCGCGCAGGAGCCCCCCGGCCAGCTCGCGCACCTGCGCGCGCGTCTCCGCATAGGTCAGCCGCCGGGCCCCCTCGCTGTCCACGATCAGCTCGTGCGCGGGCTGGCGCGCGGCCATCTCGTCGAGCAGGTCGGGCAGGGTCCGGGCGGCGGGCCGGGCGGGGCGAGCGGTCATGACGGTCGCGAGCCTACTTCACGTAGTGATCGCGCGCCAGCGGCGGCGTGACCCCGTCGCCGGAGAAGAGCACGGTGAGCACGACCTCGACGGAATGATTCAGGGCGAGGCCCTGGCAGCCGATGGCCGCGCGCGTGGGCTTGCCGCGGTCGCCGTACAGCTCGACCAGGAGATCGGTGGCGCCGTTGATCACGCGGGGCTGCTGGGCGAAGCCGGGCGCCGAGTTCACGAAGCCGATGAGCTGCACCGCCTGCTGCACGCGATCGAGATCGCCCAGCGCGTACTTGACGACGGCCAGGCTCGAGAGCAGCGCGTAACGCGCCGCCTCGTAGCCCTGCTCGATCGACAGCTCCGCGCCGACGACGCCGGTGAGATGCGGCGCGCCGTCCTTCACCGGCGTGGTGCCCGAGAGATAGAGCACGTTGTTGACGGTCAAGTGAGACATGAAGCGCGCGCCGGAAGCATTGGCGCGATATTGCCGATCCACGTCGAACAGCGTGAGGCCGAGCGCGTCGAGCTTCTTCTCGATGATCATCGTGTCGTGTCCTCCCGAAATGTTATCCACATTTATTCACAGAACTTTCTTCGTCATCGTCTTGACACATCACCCACCGCTTCACTAGGCTGCTCGGGTCATGCAGGCGAGTCGCAAGCCTCTCGCGAAAGTCGAAGGCCGCAGGTCACTACGGCACAGCGGGCTCACCATTGCATGGCGCGGCACGCCCGATCTCGACGATTGGGTCGCCTATATCGTCAACCGGACCAAATCGAAGAAGCTGATCCTCGCGGACCAGGTTTCGGAGCGGAAGATCAAGCTGCTCCTGCAGCGTGTGGCGGGCCTGTCGCGCCGAGGCGTCGAGAAGCTGGCGAAGGGCTAGTCCGAGCGAGCCCGGCCGAGCCGCGCACCCCCCGTATCGAGGGGACCGTGGTCTATCCACAGCGTGTGGATAGGTCTGTGCATAGCGCCGGTTCTGTCTCCGTAAACCACGGATAAACAAGGCTGAATGGGCCATCATCCGGCGGTCGTCTTCCGGGGCCCTTTCAGCGGTTTCACCGCGCGCGGCCGTCGCGGGTCAGAGCGGGATCGCGAGGAGCGTGTCCACGCGACTGCTGTCGCAGACCACCAGCCGCTCCCGGAAGCGGAGCGCGCCGCCCTCGTCCACCATGGTGTCGACGTAGCGGCCGGTGGCGAACAGATCCATCGTCCCGTCGCGCATCACCCGCACCACCAGGAACGGCGTCTCGGCGCGCACCGCGCCGTCGGCGTCGGCGCTGATGGCGGGGAGGCCGACCAGGTGGCGATAGACCTGCCGCTCGTAGATGTTGGCCTCGCGGAGCGCGGCCACGCGGTCCTGCAGCATCCCGCGCGTGTCGGCGTACACGAGGCCCGCCTCGAGGCCGCGGCGGTAGTTGTCGGCCGAGGTGATCTTGTAGAGACACGGATCGGTGAAGAACTCCGGCCACTGCTCGAGCCGGTCGTCGTCGATCGCGCGCGCGTAGGCGGCGTTGAGCTGGGTGACCCGCTCGGCCAGCACGTCACTGGCCCATGTAGCGGCGATACGCCTTCCAGAACCCGCGCACCGAGGCTTCGGTGGCGCGCGTCTCCTGCGACTCGGCGCCCTCGCCGCCCATGTTGACCACCGAGAGCGCCTCGCCCGCCGCGGCCACGCCGCGCTGGACGAAGCCGCCCACGCAGCCGTCCTCCATCGACACGTAGCCGGCGGGGCCGACCAGGTTCGACTGCTTGAGCCGGCGGCGGCGCATCTCGTCGGTGTCGTCGGCGAAGCCCAGATAGGTCCAGTGCAGCTCCATCGCGCTCGGGCCCTTCGGCAGCACCTGCCGCA belongs to Candidatus Methylomirabilota bacterium and includes:
- a CDS encoding AMP-binding protein — its product is MTARPARPAARTLPDLLDEMAARQPAHELIVDSEGARRLTYAETRAQVRELAGGLLRAGVKRGDMVAMLMNNRPEWLLVGFAVTMLGATLVPISTWSRPRELEYVLNHCEASLLITIPRFGGQDYLAALAELGGPGGARLPHLRRVVVVGEEVAGLSTLDALWAPGRDVDAEEIDAARRPVSPEDVAYILYTSGTTSTPKGVQLCHGGLVENTWNIGERQRLTPADRIWMGISLFWSFGCANGLLAVMTHGGTIVLQEQMDVAAALALIERERCSVYYGTPNIAQALIEHPERPRRDLSSLRTGAAIGAPTAMQMVMDLGAREICNVYGLTECYGNCSVTDAHDPAEIRRTTVGYPLPGMEIRVVDRETRRPLPPGEVGEILVRGHLTPGYYRDPERNAVSFDADGFLVTGDLGFVGDDGRLRFRGRIKEMVKTGGINVAPLEVEEVLMGHPAVEQAYVVGLPDPRREEILVAVVVLRPDQRAEPEALRALCKDALAAYKVPQEIHLVTRDDLPVTGTGKVQKFRLAERLASARGPGPA
- a CDS encoding RidA family protein, coding for MIIEKKLDALGLTLFDVDRQYRANASGARFMSHLTVNNVLYLSGTTPVKDGAPHLTGVVGAELSIEQGYEAARYALLSSLAVVKYALGDLDRVQQAVQLIGFVNSAPGFAQQPRVINGATDLLVELYGDRGKPTRAAIGCQGLALNHSVEVVLTVLFSGDGVTPPLARDHYVK
- a CDS encoding aromatic-ring-hydroxylating dioxygenase subunit beta — encoded protein: MLAERVTQLNAAYARAIDDDRLEQWPEFFTDPCLYKITSADNYRRGLEAGLVYADTRGMLQDRVAALREANIYERQVYRHLVGLPAISADADGAVRAETPFLVVRVMRDGTMDLFATGRYVDTMVDEGGALRFRERLVVCDSSRVDTLLAIPL